In Candidatus Methylarchaceae archaeon HK02M2, the genomic window GTAAAAAAATAGATACGAGATACGACAAGAGACAATACATTAATTAATCATTTTGATTTTAATCTTGATACGAATTGAAATATCGACTAATGGACCTTTTGGCATGTCCTATCTGTAAGAACTTCCCCCTACAACTTATCGTCTTTAATAAGGTAAACTCAGTGACGCATACAATGAACTCCTGTGATGAATATTGCAGTTATGTTAGGAAAAAGATTGCCGATCTTAAAAATAAACGAATATCTTTAAATTGTAAAGTTTGCTCTCAAATTAATGTAGTAGAAGGAATTCTTAATTGTATAAAATGCCTTCGTTGGTATCCTATAATAGACGAGATTCCCCACATGCTACCTGATGAACTAAGAAATGGGGTAGAAGAAATTAAATTTCTAATTAAGAATAAGGAGAAAATTCCTCAGATTATTCTCAGGGAAGGAAAGCCATTTAATATTTTACAATTGTAGATGAGCCGAATATGAATATTTTGTAAAATTTACGGAACTTCAGTTACTATCATAGTGAGCGTGGATCTCACTTTATCTAAGCGTCTTATCTTCCAAGTAACTGTCTCTTTGACTTTTTCCATAGTATCTGCTGATATTTTTGCTATAATGTCATAGACACCATAAACAAAATGAGCTTCTTCTACATTCTCAATTTTCCTAAGCTCTTTTAATATATCTTCTTCTGCTCCAACATCTGCATTTATTAGTACAAACGCTACAGGCATGAATAAAATCACAATATTCGTTCCTAATAAATTTTAGCACTTTTTATGGAATTAAGAGTGGGAATCAATTTATTATTTTTGAATCCAAGCTTATCGATGACTAATTATAGACTTTCAAATAATTTCGCTCTTATACGCTCTTTAAAATTATCTTGAGGTCTACTATCGTTTATAATAAAATAATCAGCTGTGGCTATGACCTTTCCTAAACCTAGTTCTAATTCTGTTCTATCTCTTTTTTCAAGTTCTTTACTTGTTTTTGGATCATCCGGTCGATTTCTCATAGATAGGCGTTGTAACCTAATTTTAAAAGAAGATAGTATTGCTAGGATCTTGACTTCAAAGAACATTCTAAAGTATCTTACTTCTTCTAGACTTCTAACACCGTCTATGCAAACGATATCTGCTTCGATTTGGTCTAATTTTTGTATCGTCCTCTTCGCCACTATCTGATCCCCTGTCTTTGCCCTGATGTCTCTCATCACAAACTCGTAGCTTTTAGCCCCCTCTTTTAACCCTCTCTTCATAACCTCCTCTCTTATTACATCCCCCATGTTGAAAATAGGGAAATTGAGCTCTTTTGCCACTTCTTCTACTTTTGATTTTCCAGAGCCTGGCATTCCTGTAACAAGAATAACTTTCTTAACCAATTTTACTTTACTTTACTTTAAGTTTATAGATAATAATTTCTTTTTGTCTTTGAGTTAGGATATGTGAAGGTGGTTTAGCAGTTTTTACTCCTTAGTTTCTTCTTGGGAAGATTCTTCACTTTCTTTACTAAGGAGTACTTCTTCATCTATAGGTTTCGGTGGTGGAGTAGTTGCCATGGTCCAACCTATCCAGGCCAGTATTGCCAAGATTGCTGCTGCAGCAATAAAAACAGTTATTTGTAAAACGTACATCGTCCAAGCGGGATTTGGTGGAAAGAAAAGGAGCCAACCATAAATCACAATGACTGCAATGCTTGCCAAAAACATTATAACACCTATTGCTTGATCTTTTTCCAATTTTTCTCGTCTCAAACCTAAGAAGTTCTTATATATATACTTTAATTTTATCACGATTTCTATTATGGCTTGAGTAGGTCTGCCCTTGTCACAATACCAATAATACGCTTCCCTTTTATTACCAAAATAGCTGGATAAAAATTTAATATGGGAATTAAAAGATCTATAGGTGTATCTTCATCCACTGTTGGGAAAGGTGGTTCCATGACTTTATTTACCTGTTCTTCATATAGTTTTTTAGAACTTCCGTCCTCTGATAACTTCTTAATAAGTAATTTATCAGATACACTTCCTATAACTTCACCCTTACTTAAAACAGGCATCTGAGAAATTGCATGTTTATGCATCAAATTAGCAACTTCGGCCACAGTAGAATTGATATTAACAGATATGATATCTCTAGTCATTATATTCTTCATCTTTTTAGAATTTTTCAATTGTAACCTCTGTAAAGTTTCGAATATTGCCCTAGTCTTCGAGAAAGATGGATCAATCCTTCCTGCCTCTATCTTCGCTATAAGTGATTGACTAACGCCTGAGAGATTTGCCAGTTTATTCTGAGTTAATCCTAATATCTTCCTTATCTTTTTTATATCCTTTAATTGTGGAAACATTTTAAAAATATTGAACATTTTTTCTTTATTATTTTTATTGATGGTTTTAAGCTTATTCTAGCACCTAGAGACTATATGTATTTTAGGTTTTATTGTTTATAAAAGACGGTGTAGAAATGGATAGTTAGGGAAATATCTGGAATGTAGGCACTTAACCACAATATCTATCGAAGTAGGAAGCGGATGTATAAGGTTATGCCTACTGGCTCTAGAGCAAAAATGATATTAGATGCATCAAATGGATGTCTATCTAATGAGAAAAAAGAGCAACATCAAAGAACAAAAAGAAAATGTGAAATTATCTCCAAAAAATATTAAAAAAATTGCATGGTTGGCTAGGATTGAACTCCAAAAAAAGGAAATCAACCTTTTCACCAATCAATTAAACGACATATTAGCCTACTTTGCAAAGATAGATGAAGTAAATGTAGAAAATATTCCTCCTGCATATCATGTTTTAGAAATTGTAAATGTGCTTAGAAAGGATGAAGTAAAACCTTCACTTGAACAGACCTTTCAAACTGTACCTCAAACTAAGGGGCGTTTCGTTAAAGCTCCAAAAATGACTTGAGGTATTTTTATGTCCAAATATTTAGAACTATCCGCTTATGAAATCGTTGAGAAGATAAAAACCCACGAATTAATCGTAGAGGATTACATAGCTTCTTTAAATGATAGAATAAGGAAAATGGAGGAAAAAATTCATGCTTATATCACCCTTACAAAAGAGTTAGCTCTTAAGAAAGCTCGAGAGATAGATAAGAAGATAAAGAAAGGGAAGAAGGTTGGTAGGTTATGTGGAGTTGGTATAGCAGTCAAAGATAATATGTGTACTAAAGGGATTAAGACAACTTGTGCTTCTCACATGTTAGATTTTTTTATTCCTCCTTATGATGCCACTGTAGTCAAGCGAATCGAAGATGAGGATAGTGTAATTATAGGGAAGACGAATATGGATGAATTTGCTATGGGATCATCAACCGAGCATAGCTATTTCGGTCCCACATATAATCCTTGGGATTTGGGAAGGGTGCCTGGAGGATCTTCTGGAGGAAGCGCGGCAGCAGTAGCATCGTCTATGGCAACCTTGGCATTAGGCTCTGATACTGGAGGGTCGATAAGGTGTCCAGCGAGTTTCTGTTCAACCGTAGGTTTAAAGCCTACTTATGGTTTAGTAAGCCGATACGGTTTAATAGCTTATGCCAATAGCTTGGAGCAGATAGGACCAATCACAAAAGATGTGAGAGATTGTGCTTTATTGCTAAGTTGTATAGCTGGTCACGACCCTCTAGATAGCACATCAGTAGATATGCCCAAGAAAGATTATTTGGATTTTCTTATAGATGATGTTGATGGAGTGAAAATAGGCATTCCATGTGAGTTTTTCGGTGAGGGTACTCAAGAACCTGTAGAGAAAAGTGTATGGAATGCCATATCTAAATTAGAAGAGCTTGGAGCAAAATATGAAGAATTTTCTTTTGAAAGTCTCCAAAATCCCCTTCAAGCCTATTATATAATCGCTATGTCAGAATCTAGTTCGAACCTTGCCAGATATGACGGTCTTAGATACGGATATAGAGTTCCTAACAAATCCTACGACTGGAATACCGTCTTTTCGAAGAATAGGCGACTTGGATTCGGCTTTGAGGTCAAGAGGCGTATAATACTGGGGACGTTTGCTCTTTCAGCAGGTTATTATGATGAATATTATTTAAAGGCACAAAAAATTCGAACTATAATAAAAAGAGATTTTGAGAAAGCATATAAAAAGTTCGATATATTAATAGGACCTACACTTCCAGTCTTACCTTTTAAAATAGGTGAAAAGATCAACGATCCATTAGAGATGTATATGTGTGATGTAGATACAGTTCCAGCAAACTTAACTGGCTTGCCAAGTATCTCTATACCATGTGGTTTTTCTAAGGGTCTGCCTATAGGCCTCCAGATAATTGCACCTCCATTTAGAGAGGATTTATTGGTCCAAGTAGCTTTTACATATCAAAAGAATTCAAATTACAAGGTTAAAATATTATGAGTAGGGCAAAGTCTTCAGAGATAAAAATCGGGTTAGAGGTTCACTGTCAATTAACCAACCTTATGACGAAACTATTCTGTAGTTGCTCATCTGATTATAGAAGGGAAGACCCTAATACTTACATCTGCCCAATCTGTATGGGCGTGCCTGGTACTCTGCCAGTACTGAATGAAAAAGCATTAGAAGATGCCACAATGGTTGCTATAGCTTTAAACTCAGACATATCTGAAAGGATGCTCTTCTTTAGAAAAAATTACTTTTATCCTGATATGCCAAAGAATTTCCAAATATCTCAGTATGATAAGGCTGGAGGAGTGCCTTTCTCTTTAGGTGGTTATGTTCAGATAAATAAAAAGAAGATTAGAATAAGACGTATCCAAATCGAGGAAGACCCTGGTAAGTTGATTTATGAAGGAACTATAGAGTCATCTGCATACACCTTAGTCGATTACAACAGGGCAAATATAGCCTTAATCGAAATAGTTACAGAACCTGATATAAGATCACCAAAAGAGGCTAGAAAATTTCTGGAGAAGTTGAGGTCGATCCTTGAGCATTT contains:
- the gatC gene encoding Asp-tRNA(Asn)/Glu-tRNA(Gln) amidotransferase subunit GatC, translated to MHQMDVYLMRKKSNIKEQKENVKLSPKNIKKIAWLARIELQKKEINLFTNQLNDILAYFAKIDEVNVENIPPAYHVLEIVNVLRKDEVKPSLEQTFQTVPQTKGRFVKAPKMT
- a CDS encoding CBS domain-containing protein; translated protein: MFNIFKMFPQLKDIKKIRKILGLTQNKLANLSGVSQSLIAKIEAGRIDPSFSKTRAIFETLQRLQLKNSKKMKNIMTRDIISVNINSTVAEVANLMHKHAISQMPVLSKGEVIGSVSDKLLIKKLSEDGSSKKLYEEQVNKVMEPPFPTVDEDTPIDLLIPILNFYPAILVIKGKRIIGIVTRADLLKP
- the fliE gene encoding flagellar hook-basal body complex protein FliE — translated: MVKKVILVTGMPGSGKSKVEEVAKELNFPIFNMGDVIREEVMKRGLKEGAKSYEFVMRDIRAKTGDQIVAKRTIQKLDQIEADIVCIDGVRSLEEVRYFRMFFEVKILAILSSFKIRLQRLSMRNRPDDPKTSKELEKRDRTELELGLGKVIATADYFIINDSRPQDNFKERIRAKLFESL
- a CDS encoding Lrp/AsnC ligand binding domain-containing protein, which encodes MPVAFVLINADVGAEEDILKELRKIENVEEAHFVYGVYDIIAKISADTMEKVKETVTWKIRRLDKVRSTLTMIVTEVP
- the gatA gene encoding Asp-tRNA(Asn)/Glu-tRNA(Gln) amidotransferase subunit GatA translates to MSKYLELSAYEIVEKIKTHELIVEDYIASLNDRIRKMEEKIHAYITLTKELALKKAREIDKKIKKGKKVGRLCGVGIAVKDNMCTKGIKTTCASHMLDFFIPPYDATVVKRIEDEDSVIIGKTNMDEFAMGSSTEHSYFGPTYNPWDLGRVPGGSSGGSAAAVASSMATLALGSDTGGSIRCPASFCSTVGLKPTYGLVSRYGLIAYANSLEQIGPITKDVRDCALLLSCIAGHDPLDSTSVDMPKKDYLDFLIDDVDGVKIGIPCEFFGEGTQEPVEKSVWNAISKLEELGAKYEEFSFESLQNPLQAYYIIAMSESSSNLARYDGLRYGYRVPNKSYDWNTVFSKNRRLGFGFEVKRRIILGTFALSAGYYDEYYLKAQKIRTIIKRDFEKAYKKFDILIGPTLPVLPFKIGEKINDPLEMYMCDVDTVPANLTGLPSISIPCGFSKGLPIGLQIIAPPFREDLLVQVAFTYQKNSNYKVKIL